One window of Chamaesiphon minutus PCC 6605 genomic DNA carries:
- a CDS encoding GntR family transcriptional regulator yields MQFHIQTDSEIPVSKQLYDQMLFAIASRQFSPGHRLPSTRQLAMQTGLHRNTIGKVYSQLEHTGLVESVPGSGIYVRSLGHESNHLVVDSQIDPRLSALDLVSQSLNTLLAQGYSLNQARELFLTEIDWRWRCSARVFVTVPRNDTGAGELMLQELQQSLGIPVQLVTLDKLEAHLAQSRAATIVTSRYHIGSVESKLAASEVVAPRSIRVIPVDLQDYEKELALVKTLPKNSYVGIVSLSGGILAVAEMMVHSMRGDDLLVMACQTKDNYKLNATIRRAHTIISDKASLNIVHQAIEAAGDDLIRIPQVVESESYIGVKSINLLKRELGLV; encoded by the coding sequence ATGCAATTCCATATCCAAACTGATAGTGAAATTCCCGTATCGAAACAACTGTACGATCAAATGTTGTTTGCGATCGCCTCGCGCCAATTTTCGCCCGGACATAGGTTGCCGAGTACGCGCCAATTAGCGATGCAGACGGGATTGCACCGTAATACGATCGGTAAAGTATACAGTCAACTCGAACATACTGGCTTAGTCGAATCCGTCCCCGGTTCGGGAATCTATGTCCGCTCGTTAGGACATGAAAGCAACCATCTAGTCGTCGATTCACAGATCGATCCGCGTCTGTCTGCACTCGATTTAGTTTCCCAAAGTCTTAATACCTTGCTCGCTCAAGGTTATTCGCTCAACCAGGCGCGGGAATTATTTTTGACCGAAATTGATTGGCGGTGGCGGTGTAGTGCTAGGGTATTTGTCACAGTGCCCAGAAACGATACTGGGGCTGGAGAATTGATGTTGCAGGAATTACAACAATCGCTAGGAATTCCCGTGCAATTAGTCACGCTGGATAAATTGGAAGCCCACTTAGCACAATCTAGGGCGGCGACAATCGTTACCAGTCGCTATCATATCGGCAGTGTCGAGTCAAAATTAGCCGCTAGCGAAGTCGTCGCACCTCGATCGATCCGCGTCATTCCCGTCGATCTTCAAGATTACGAAAAAGAACTAGCTCTAGTTAAAACGCTACCTAAAAATAGTTATGTCGGGATCGTCAGCCTCAGTGGGGGCATTCTTGCCGTCGCCGAGATGATGGTACATAGTATGCGCGGCGACGATCTATTAGTGATGGCTTGTCAAACCAAGGACAATTATAAGCTCAATGCCACTATCCGCCGCGCTCACACCATCATTAGTGATAAAGCCAGTCTAAACATCGTCCATCAAGCGATCGAGGCTGCTGGCGACGATTTAATCCGCATTCCCCAAGTCGTCGAAAGCGAAAGCTATATCGGTGTTAAATCTATCAATCTCCTCAAACGCGAACTTGGGCTAGTCTAG
- a CDS encoding TrmH family RNA methyltransferase → MLTSTQNPLIKQIKKLHSPKERRETQLFLLEGTHLIQEACAVNYPLETVCCTPTWQERHPELWSLVSDSCDRLELVGDEVIKSIATTVNPDGIVATAPRLAFAKPPLRANLTLVLATIQDPGNLGTIIRTAAAASVDGLWVSHDSVDLDNPKVLRASAGQWFRLAMGVSDNLAELVKSYQQQGVRVISTTSHTETSYWDVDLRSPTLILLGNEGAGLSPDLAALADRQVKIPMSATVESLNVGTAAALMLYEVRRQQRS, encoded by the coding sequence ATGTTAACCAGTACCCAAAACCCACTGATCAAGCAAATCAAAAAGCTCCACAGCCCCAAAGAGCGACGAGAAACGCAGTTATTTTTATTAGAGGGCACTCATCTAATTCAGGAGGCTTGTGCCGTCAATTATCCCTTGGAGACTGTCTGTTGCACCCCTACTTGGCAAGAGCGTCATCCAGAATTATGGTCGCTCGTTTCTGACAGTTGCGATCGATTAGAATTAGTCGGTGATGAAGTCATCAAATCGATCGCGACAACTGTCAATCCCGATGGCATCGTCGCGACAGCACCGCGATTGGCATTTGCCAAACCACCGCTGCGGGCAAATTTAACGCTCGTTCTAGCAACTATTCAAGATCCTGGCAATCTGGGCACCATCATCCGCACCGCAGCGGCAGCAAGTGTCGATGGCTTGTGGGTAAGTCACGATAGCGTCGATTTGGACAATCCCAAGGTACTCCGGGCCTCAGCCGGACAATGGTTTCGGCTGGCGATGGGCGTCAGTGACAATCTTGCCGAACTGGTTAAGAGTTACCAACAGCAAGGAGTGCGGGTAATTTCGACGACTTCTCATACCGAGACTAGCTACTGGGATGTCGATTTGCGATCGCCCACACTGATTTTATTAGGCAATGAAGGTGCGGGCTTGAGTCCAGATTTGGCAGCCTTGGCCGATCGACAGGTGAAGATCCCGATGTCTGCGACTGTAGAATCATTAAATGTTGGCACTGCGGCGGCTCTAATGCTGTATGAAGTACGCCGACAACAGCGGAGTTAG
- a CDS encoding pentapeptide repeat-containing protein — protein MTIWGNLIAIAIMVFGLWLNNTWIAAAGCAIALVLSLPIIYRGVRQELLDSLSPAQRLQLVASITVTIALVGLLQILEFFEYIGSFSDRIDWNAVGASGEWGGAFGQILIAILAVYIAWRQYIISRDLTIEQNRLTTQQNVLTQQQTIDTYFQGISDLVLDDDGFLEDWPQEQAFAAGRTAALLGSIDAAGKAKVLRFLSQSKLLTPLRRDRRLGRAILDGDGGYDEDRLQGVRVIDLGVMLAGSDVAQTDLRWTDLSDANLIRANLSGCDLVKANFSRTILYEANLSGADVKGTRLFYGTAELASPRSRNEIPNYTTGEFTGAVVENADFTNVQEMSEEQRKYCCMWCGEKSRSTIPGGCEGIASKLPLKKH, from the coding sequence ATGACAATCTGGGGAAATCTGATAGCGATCGCCATTATGGTGTTCGGATTATGGCTCAATAACACCTGGATTGCCGCAGCAGGTTGTGCGATCGCACTAGTATTATCTCTTCCAATTATCTATCGAGGCGTTCGACAGGAATTGCTAGATTCGCTGTCGCCAGCGCAAAGATTACAATTAGTCGCCTCGATTACCGTCACGATCGCGCTGGTGGGCTTGCTTCAGATTTTAGAATTTTTTGAGTATATCGGTAGCTTTTCCGATCGCATCGATTGGAATGCTGTCGGTGCATCGGGCGAATGGGGTGGCGCATTCGGTCAGATTTTGATTGCTATCCTAGCAGTATATATTGCATGGCGGCAATATATTATCTCTCGCGACCTGACGATCGAGCAAAATCGTCTGACGACCCAACAAAATGTCCTCACTCAACAGCAAACGATCGATACCTATTTTCAGGGGATCTCGGATCTGGTATTAGATGATGATGGTTTCCTTGAAGATTGGCCGCAAGAACAAGCCTTTGCAGCGGGACGCACGGCAGCGTTACTCGGTAGTATCGACGCCGCCGGGAAAGCCAAAGTGCTCCGGTTCTTATCTCAATCTAAGCTGCTGACGCCACTCAGACGCGATCGCAGATTGGGCAGAGCGATTTTAGATGGTGATGGCGGTTACGATGAAGATCGGTTGCAAGGAGTACGAGTCATCGATTTGGGGGTAATGCTTGCAGGTTCCGATGTCGCCCAAACCGATCTCCGGTGGACGGATCTCAGCGATGCCAATTTAATTCGTGCCAATCTCAGCGGCTGCGATCTCGTCAAAGCCAATTTCTCGCGCACCATTTTATATGAAGCTAACTTGAGCGGTGCGGATGTCAAAGGTACGCGCTTGTTTTACGGCACTGCCGAACTTGCCAGTCCCCGCAGCCGCAACGAAATCCCCAACTATACCACGGGTGAATTTACAGGGGCCGTGGTCGAAAATGCCGATTTTACTAACGTCCAAGAAATGTCTGAAGAACAACGCAAATATTGCTGCATGTGGTGTGGCGAAAAATCTCGATCGACAATTCCTGGCGGCTGTGAAGGAATTGCCAGTAAGTTACCCCTGAAGAAACACTAG
- the ndk gene encoding nucleoside-diphosphate kinase encodes MERTFIAIKPDGVQRGLVGEIIRRLETKGFTLVALKLLHPSRELAEQHYAVHKERPFFSGLVDFITSGPVVAMVWQGEGVVAASRLTIGATNPLVSPPGTIRGDLGINIGRNLIHGSDAVETAQSEIALWFKEEELVSWSPTVSPWLSE; translated from the coding sequence GTGGAACGGACATTTATTGCGATTAAGCCCGACGGGGTTCAACGTGGGTTGGTTGGTGAAATCATTCGTCGTCTAGAAACAAAAGGCTTTACCCTCGTTGCCTTAAAATTATTGCACCCCAGCCGCGAATTAGCCGAACAGCACTATGCAGTTCACAAAGAAAGACCTTTTTTCAGCGGTTTAGTTGATTTTATTACGAGCGGGCCAGTAGTCGCAATGGTCTGGCAAGGCGAGGGCGTCGTCGCTGCATCCCGACTGACGATCGGTGCGACCAATCCTTTAGTATCTCCTCCAGGAACGATTCGCGGCGATCTCGGTATCAATATCGGACGCAACCTGATTCATGGTTCCGATGCAGTGGAAACCGCTCAAAGCGAGATCGCACTGTGGTTTAAGGAAGAAGAATTAGTCAGTTGGTCGCCTACAGTTTCGCCTTGGTTGTCAGAGTAA
- a CDS encoding DUF370 domain-containing protein, which produces MVNVGFGNIVSTQRIVAIVSPDSAPIRRNISEARERGQLIDGTYGRRTRAVLIMDSGHVILSAIQPETIASRIQG; this is translated from the coding sequence ATGGTTAATGTTGGTTTTGGAAATATTGTCTCGACACAGCGCATTGTCGCGATCGTCAGTCCCGATTCGGCTCCGATCAGACGGAATATTAGCGAAGCCAGAGAACGCGGACAATTAATCGATGGTACTTACGGACGACGGACGCGTGCGGTATTAATTATGGATTCGGGACATGTGATTTTGTCGGCAATTCAGCCGGAAACGATCGCGAGCCGGATTCAGGGGTAG
- a CDS encoding Rqc2 family fibronectin-binding protein, with translation MQQVDFTTLTAAVRELQSDWVPARVETVYQRDRYTLALGLRTLDKRGWIAISWHPQAARIVITDPPPRIPDTFTLSQQLRSVLGGLAMTGMEMPTPWERLVRLTFATRPGAEALYYLYVEPIGKYSNLTLTDADNLIITTAHQVSNKQSSVRTIETGRPYEVPPSLTDPMPNLEEPIDRWIDRVSLIPDKLNQRLVKSYRGLSTILVNELITAAALDPIQTTDTLSRSDWEKLFEYWLKWLRTLDRVSGYGFHPHLTDKGFSVLGWGDLGTPVATVNKAIETYYTRILDREAFTQLKHQLTQKLSTILAKLRLKANTFKTKLQESTGADEYRNKADLLMAHLQDWRSGMKQIILNDFETGEPVKIELEPEKNAIQNAQFLYKRHQKLKRAKLAVDPLLAEVQAQIDYLEQVEESILQTEEDSNNAREMLQTLLEIKEELVNTGYFPTPVRGASPLGNRSTKAELAETKPRVLKTPSGFELLVGRNNRQNDLLTFKIATDYDLWFHAQEIAGSHGLLRIAPGAVAQEEDLQFTANAVAFYSRARQSQAVPVVYTETKHVYKPKGAKPGMVVYKHEQIIWGHPQNLAASIDPGHP, from the coding sequence ATGCAACAGGTTGACTTCACGACATTAACTGCGGCGGTACGGGAGTTACAATCAGATTGGGTCCCCGCACGAGTCGAAACTGTCTACCAACGAGATCGATACACCCTCGCGCTCGGATTGCGTACCCTCGATAAACGTGGCTGGATCGCTATCTCCTGGCATCCTCAAGCCGCTCGAATCGTTATTACCGATCCTCCACCCCGAATTCCCGATACGTTTACCCTCAGCCAGCAATTGCGCTCCGTGTTGGGAGGATTGGCGATGACGGGGATGGAAATGCCAACCCCATGGGAAAGATTGGTACGGCTGACATTTGCCACCAGACCGGGGGCTGAGGCTCTGTATTATCTATATGTAGAACCGATCGGCAAATATAGCAATCTCACGCTGACAGATGCGGATAATTTAATTATTACCACCGCGCATCAAGTTAGCAATAAACAGTCTAGCGTGCGGACGATCGAGACTGGCAGACCTTATGAAGTACCGCCATCTTTAACCGATCCGATGCCTAATTTGGAAGAACCGATCGATCGCTGGATCGATCGAGTCAGTTTGATTCCTGACAAGCTCAACCAACGACTCGTCAAGAGTTATCGCGGTTTGAGTACGATCCTCGTCAACGAACTAATTACTGCCGCCGCACTCGATCCTATCCAAACTACCGATACCCTCTCTCGATCGGACTGGGAAAAGTTATTTGAATACTGGCTAAAATGGCTCAGAACCCTCGATCGAGTCTCAGGATATGGATTTCATCCTCATTTGACCGATAAGGGCTTTAGCGTCCTGGGATGGGGCGATCTGGGTACTCCGGTAGCTACAGTCAACAAAGCGATCGAGACTTACTATACACGAATACTCGATCGAGAAGCATTTACCCAACTCAAGCATCAACTTACCCAAAAATTAAGCACGATTTTAGCTAAGTTACGCCTTAAAGCTAATACCTTCAAGACCAAATTACAAGAGTCAACCGGAGCCGATGAATATCGTAACAAAGCCGATCTATTAATGGCACATCTTCAGGATTGGCGATCGGGAATGAAACAAATCATTCTCAACGATTTTGAGACAGGAGAGCCAGTCAAGATCGAACTCGAACCCGAAAAAAATGCCATCCAAAATGCCCAATTTCTCTACAAACGCCACCAGAAACTCAAACGTGCAAAACTCGCCGTAGATCCCTTATTGGCAGAAGTTCAAGCCCAGATCGATTATTTAGAACAAGTCGAAGAAAGCATTCTCCAGACAGAAGAAGACAGCAATAATGCCCGCGAAATGCTTCAGACGCTCTTAGAAATTAAAGAAGAATTAGTCAATACTGGCTATTTTCCTACACCCGTTCGCGGAGCTTCCCCTTTAGGGAATCGATCCACCAAAGCCGAACTCGCTGAAACCAAACCCCGCGTGCTGAAAACTCCCAGCGGCTTTGAATTACTAGTCGGACGCAACAATCGTCAAAACGATTTACTCACTTTTAAAATTGCCACAGACTACGATCTCTGGTTTCACGCACAGGAAATAGCAGGCAGTCATGGGTTATTAAGAATTGCGCCTGGTGCGGTAGCTCAGGAAGAAGATTTACAATTTACAGCTAATGCTGTAGCTTTCTACAGTCGCGCCAGACAAAGCCAAGCAGTTCCGGTAGTATATACCGAAACCAAACACGTCTATAAACCCAAGGGTGCAAAACCCGGAATGGTAGTCTACAAGCACGAGCAAATTATTTGGGGACATCCGCAGAATCTGGCGGCAAGTATAGATCCAGGGCATCCATAA
- the clpS gene encoding ATP-dependent Clp protease adapter ClpS — protein sequence MSYTETIEKSSTARKLAPNYRVLLHNDDFNAMEHVVEVLITTIPNLSAPQAINIMMEAHQYGMALVITCNQEHAEHYSDVLKSHGLTSTIEPAD from the coding sequence ATGAGCTATACAGAAACGATCGAAAAATCTTCAACCGCCCGTAAGCTCGCGCCTAATTATCGCGTCTTGCTCCACAACGATGACTTCAATGCGATGGAACATGTCGTCGAGGTGTTGATAACTACCATCCCCAATCTCTCAGCACCTCAAGCTATCAATATTATGATGGAAGCCCATCAATATGGAATGGCCCTAGTAATTACCTGCAACCAAGAACATGCCGAACATTACTCTGATGTCCTTAAAAGTCACGGTTTGACTAGTACGATCGAGCCAGCGGATTAG
- a CDS encoding immunity 49 family protein, with translation MIDFPNRDPLSIALSLWNIGLVSETALMAWADARILDRVQPCPDLLELAASGAQLCLQRDSIESRPFPLTFVEEFALRSHLLDLSDARSTIHFIDWVSRNCGGEDLEHPVVLFVYELDHLYYELDDLPAAIELLRSELPLLLPSCEIVASAFLEQVPDLVLISPTGDANEGQSAPINEIDRHPIDLTPAAIRQLLNHIEIELLPLMLAGFERNPQAMLGGSLRELHNAIGYAVALELPHVEIQRYVNLFHTVALCHLRFGTGDAPFTANIDGNMLDFMPEAHSERMGVDTWADAIHACAIVGDRDGIRLLTTFDEDVFADSDGACSPFDLAYYRFWVDFSNGGQNTAKLLDLAIALAAQEDNLRGKFVNSIRLPELRLLEAIGRGDTRAFHERILNALAAHKQFWSQPSHVLQPSGWVAFPLLAACAIATCWQDFSIAKRTTKAIDVKSDYLPQFMINHRADLLTIVRCQTCNRSSDLTLQAERFWCAWCQNWATIQLDRVKDLEIDRMLTLPQLASQHSTQIPLQPLRIPTGWHVAYNNGLFEIDPLPELFADENPWWIFKEDMLQMYNERFNRLLDLGWYPEGDLVAGSYGLVVYEGDFRGRLLYEFRTRDRLELVAEIERLLSEICQEKL, from the coding sequence ATGATTGATTTTCCCAACAGAGATCCCTTGAGTATCGCTCTCTCCCTGTGGAACATCGGACTAGTCTCCGAGACAGCATTGATGGCTTGGGCGGATGCTCGAATTCTGGATCGAGTGCAGCCATGCCCCGATCTGCTCGAACTTGCCGCCAGTGGTGCCCAGTTATGTCTCCAGCGCGATTCGATCGAGAGTCGTCCCTTTCCGCTAACTTTCGTTGAAGAATTTGCTTTGCGATCGCATCTGCTGGATTTGTCGGACGCTCGATCGACGATTCATTTCATTGACTGGGTTTCGCGCAACTGTGGCGGGGAAGATCTCGAACATCCTGTAGTACTTTTCGTTTATGAACTCGACCATCTGTACTATGAGCTTGACGATTTACCTGCTGCGATCGAGTTGCTACGATCGGAATTGCCGCTATTGTTACCAAGTTGTGAGATAGTGGCATCTGCATTTCTAGAGCAAGTACCAGATCTGGTGCTAATCTCGCCCACAGGCGATGCCAATGAGGGGCAATCGGCACCGATAAATGAGATCGATCGACATCCGATCGATCTCACACCAGCAGCAATTCGCCAGCTCCTCAACCACATCGAAATCGAGCTACTCCCGTTGATGCTGGCTGGATTCGAGCGCAACCCACAAGCGATGCTCGGTGGTTCGCTGCGGGAGCTACACAACGCAATTGGCTATGCTGTCGCGCTCGAACTTCCCCATGTAGAAATACAGCGTTATGTGAATTTATTTCATACTGTTGCGCTCTGCCATTTGCGGTTCGGTACGGGAGATGCGCCATTTACGGCGAATATCGATGGTAATATGCTGGATTTTATGCCCGAAGCTCATTCGGAACGGATGGGAGTAGATACTTGGGCAGATGCCATTCATGCTTGTGCGATCGTTGGCGATCGCGATGGAATCCGTCTGCTGACAACGTTCGACGAAGATGTGTTCGCGGATTCTGACGGTGCCTGCTCGCCATTCGATCTGGCTTATTATCGCTTTTGGGTGGATTTTAGCAATGGTGGGCAAAATACGGCAAAATTGTTGGATTTGGCAATCGCGCTAGCGGCACAGGAAGACAATCTGAGGGGAAAATTTGTCAACTCGATCCGCTTACCCGAACTACGATTGTTAGAGGCGATCGGGCGTGGAGATACACGAGCCTTTCACGAGCGAATATTGAATGCTCTCGCCGCTCACAAACAGTTCTGGAGCCAACCGAGTCATGTTTTGCAGCCTTCAGGCTGGGTTGCCTTCCCACTACTGGCGGCTTGCGCGATCGCCACATGTTGGCAGGATTTCTCGATCGCCAAGCGCACCACCAAGGCGATCGATGTTAAATCAGATTATTTACCGCAGTTTATGATTAATCATCGTGCCGATCTCCTGACGATCGTTCGTTGTCAAACTTGCAATCGATCGAGCGATCTGACATTACAAGCCGAGCGATTTTGGTGTGCGTGGTGTCAAAATTGGGCGACAATTCAACTCGATCGAGTTAAAGATCTGGAGATCGATCGCATGTTAACTTTACCGCAACTCGCGTCTCAGCACTCGACACAAATCCCGCTCCAACCATTGCGAATTCCGACGGGATGGCATGTTGCTTATAATAACGGCTTGTTTGAAATCGACCCATTACCAGAATTATTCGCTGATGAAAATCCCTGGTGGATCTTTAAAGAAGATATGCTGCAAATGTACAACGAGCGATTTAATCGACTACTCGATTTGGGCTGGTATCCAGAAGGTGATTTAGTCGCAGGTAGTTATGGTTTGGTCGTCTATGAAGGTGATTTTAGAGGACGGCTCCTATACGAATTTAGAACGCGCGATCGATTAGAACTGGTTGCAGAAATCGAACGATTACTATCGGAAATTTGTCAAGAGAAATTGTAA
- a CDS encoding lysozyme inhibitor LprI family protein: MRGQFGNSSEIIAIEREALIRSSFFNLVKLCVRFLSFGLAILAAIVAMKIGLNPTIVRAESLVPPSNCVDTGQLALNRCAIARSTNVDKLKSSIYRKLSRQISPRDRARLAITEKTWLQFRSAHCQEVIEPFGNGSMVPLLYHNCLSNVTLDRIADLQHLTAIDISSKLVEVESNNSSDRVYWHRYRLQQCRFEAVRFTKDTRRFTQCDRRLSATRLRQLQEMMSVR, from the coding sequence ATGCGCGGGCAATTCGGCAACTCCTCCGAAATAATCGCGATCGAACGTGAAGCATTAATTAGGAGCAGTTTTTTCAATCTGGTTAAGTTGTGCGTGCGATTTTTGAGTTTTGGATTGGCGATCTTGGCTGCGATTGTAGCGATGAAAATTGGACTAAACCCGACTATTGTCCGGGCTGAATCGTTAGTTCCACCATCGAATTGTGTCGATACCGGACAACTTGCGCTCAATCGTTGCGCGATCGCGCGCTCGACAAATGTGGATAAGTTAAAATCAAGCATCTATCGAAAGCTATCGCGTCAAATTTCTCCTCGCGATCGCGCACGACTAGCAATTACAGAAAAAACTTGGCTTCAGTTTCGGTCGGCGCATTGTCAAGAAGTAATCGAGCCATTTGGTAATGGTTCGATGGTACCGTTACTCTATCATAATTGTCTGAGTAATGTAACGCTCGATCGTATTGCCGATCTTCAACATTTGACAGCAATAGATATCTCTTCAAAGTTAGTAGAGGTTGAATCAAACAATAGCTCCGATCGAGTCTATTGGCATCGCTATCGCTTGCAGCAATGTCGATTTGAAGCAGTACGCTTTACCAAAGATACTCGAAGATTTACACAGTGCGATCGACGTCTTTCCGCAACGCGGCTGCGTCAGCTTCAGGAAATGATGAGCGTTCGTTAA
- the purN gene encoding phosphoribosylglycinamide formyltransferase produces MTDTPSLISPTPTTIAHDRSPLILGIMASGSGTNFEAVARSIASGNLNAKIAVLIHNKPGIKAIDRAHQHGIPTVFLDHRNYPTREELDRAIVDTFQAHQVEFVVMAGWMRVITQILIDDFPSRIINIHPSLLPSFPGIHAIEQALAAKVKITGCTVHLVSLEVDAGPILVQAAVPVLADDTAETLHARVQIQEHLILPQAIEILAHQ; encoded by the coding sequence ATGACCGATACACCCAGCCTCATCTCACCCACACCCACGACGATCGCGCACGATCGATCTCCACTTATCCTTGGTATTATGGCATCGGGAAGCGGTACTAACTTTGAAGCAGTCGCCCGATCGATCGCTAGTGGTAATTTAAATGCTAAGATCGCCGTCTTGATTCATAATAAGCCAGGAATTAAAGCGATCGATCGCGCGCACCAGCACGGTATCCCCACCGTATTTCTCGATCATCGCAATTATCCCACCCGCGAAGAACTCGATCGAGCGATCGTCGATACTTTTCAGGCTCATCAGGTAGAATTCGTGGTGATGGCTGGCTGGATGCGAGTGATTACCCAAATATTAATCGATGATTTTCCCTCGCGAATTATCAATATTCACCCCAGTTTACTACCCAGTTTCCCAGGCATTCACGCGATCGAGCAAGCCCTCGCTGCAAAAGTCAAAATTACTGGCTGCACGGTACATTTAGTCAGTCTCGAAGTCGATGCTGGGCCGATTCTCGTTCAAGCTGCCGTGCCAGTTTTAGCCGACGACACGGCTGAAACGCTGCACGCACGGGTGCAAATTCAGGAGCATCTAATTCTACCGCAAGCGATCGAAATCTTAGCCCATCAATGA
- a CDS encoding DsbA family oxidoreductase, producing MEPIRIIYFSDALCVWAYIAQVRLDELQATFQDKIDIEHHFVPVFGNAREKLEQRWQDRGGLAGYSAHVLAAARNFDHITVHPDVWTQVTPASSTSCHLFLHAIQLLEIDGLVDKSARVFEKATWEFRSAFFTELADISDRQVQFAIAKKLGLPIDLIQDRIDSGAAYARLSKDFDLAKEHTVTVSPTLIFNEGRQRLNGNVGYRVIEANIRELLHNPPGEQSWC from the coding sequence ATGGAACCAATTCGGATTATTTATTTTTCTGATGCTCTGTGCGTTTGGGCTTATATCGCACAGGTGCGTTTGGATGAGTTGCAAGCAACTTTTCAAGACAAGATCGACATCGAGCACCACTTTGTCCCCGTCTTTGGTAACGCTCGTGAAAAGTTGGAGCAGCGATGGCAAGATCGCGGTGGATTGGCAGGATATAGCGCGCACGTTCTGGCTGCTGCGCGCAATTTCGACCATATTACCGTTCATCCCGATGTGTGGACGCAGGTGACGCCAGCTTCTTCGACATCTTGTCATTTGTTTCTCCATGCGATTCAACTACTAGAAATCGATGGTTTGGTAGATAAATCGGCACGGGTATTTGAAAAAGCAACTTGGGAATTTCGATCGGCATTTTTTACTGAGCTAGCGGATATTTCCGATCGCCAGGTGCAATTTGCAATTGCTAAAAAATTAGGATTACCGATCGATCTAATTCAAGATCGAATTGATAGTGGTGCGGCATACGCTCGGTTATCTAAAGATTTTGACCTAGCAAAAGAGCATACAGTTACAGTCAGCCCCACGCTGATTTTTAATGAAGGACGACAGCGACTCAATGGCAATGTCGGCTATCGAGTTATCGAAGCCAATATTCGTGAGTTGTTGCACAACCCACCCGGAGAGCAATCTTGGTGCTAG